The genomic window AAAAACATGGCATTTATGGAATAAATCAGACGGGTTGTGTATACATTTTTGTAAATGAAAAATTCAGGTACGTATGTGCTTGTGCACCCATGGCTAAAACGGTGTGCCAGTTAAATAATATGTTGCATTTACACGGAGCACGCTAGCTAATGGTTTGTCTATGTGCAAGCTAAAGAATTTCGTTAAATGCAGGAGACGTAATATAATATATAAGAGCGCCATAAGCGGTGCTTGCTTTCTTTGGGATTATAAAGTAGAATAATTAATTGTGTTTCCCTGTCTCTTCGAAAAGAAGAGGCCAGAGTCCAAAGGGAGGAGGTGAAGTACGTGCGGTCATACGAAATGGTAGTAATATTTAAGGCTGACATCGAAGATCATAAGACAGTATCTGAAGAGACAGCCGAGATCGCGCGCGGTTTGGGGGCAGAGGTCGAAAAAATTGATCTCTGGGGCAAGAAGCGTTTTGCCTATCCCATCGACAAACAGCTGGAGGGTTTCTATACTCTCTACACGTTTAAGCTCGACCCCGCGCAGGTTAAGGAAATGGAACGTCTCCTTAGCTTAAAGCCGAACATTGTGCGCCAGATGGTCGTCAATCTTGAGGAGAAATAACCATGTCCAGAGATTTTAACAAAGTTATTATCATGGGCAGGCTCGCAAGAGATCCCGACGTGCGCTATACGCCCAGCAAACAAAAGGTCGCCCGCTTTACGGTGTGCACCGGACGGCAGTGGAAGAACAAAGCCACGGGCGAGCTTCAGAGCCATACGGATTTCGTTCCCGTGACGGCGTGGAGTTTCACGGCCGACCTGATTGAGCGCTATGTAAAAAAAGGCACTCAGGTTCTTGTTGAAGGCAGAATAAGCACAAGGGATTACGACGATGTCAAAACCGGTCAGCACAAATGGGTGACAGAGGTCGTGGCAGATAACATAGTTCTCCTTGGCTCGCCGCGCAGAGGCGACGAAGCCGGCGGAGATTATCAGCAGAGTTTCGGCGGACAGCAGGGCTACGGCCATGCGCCGCAGTCGGACGGCATGTCGGCTCCCGATATGGGCAGCTTACGGGGCGAATCCGGCTTTGCAGATGATTTTCCGCTTGACTTTTCGGAGCTTGGCGGCCCCGACGCGCCGGCAGGCGGATCAGGAGATGTAGAGATACCGTTCTAGCATGAAAGAGGTGGAGTAAATGGAAAACGCATTCAATCGCAAGCGCCGCAAGCGCAGGCCGAAGGTATGTCATTTCTGCGTTGATAAAGTAGAACACGTGGATTATAAAGAAATAGACAAACTTAAGAAGTACATCACAGAGCGCAGCAAGATAATCCCGCGCCGCGTGACGGGTACATGTGCAAAGCATCAGCGTCAGCTTACCCGCGCCATCAAGCGCGCAAGGCTCATCGCGCTGCTGCCCTTCACATCAGATTAAACTTAAGCGCCGCAGCAGGCGGTCGCGGCTTCATTTTTGGGCCGCGCGCATGACGGACGCGCTCTATGTTTTTAGATATCAAGCAAAAGAGCCTCTGACTTTCGTCAGAGGCTCTTTTGCGGACGGTCATTGTTGTTTCTCGTTGTTTCCGATACTCTTCACAACTGTTATAATACATAAGAGAGTCTTTTGCTCTCTTTCTTTTTTATGCAAAAGCGTTCAGCGGAGGTAATGATGAAAGGCAAAATTTTACTC from Cloacibacillus sp. includes these protein-coding regions:
- the ssb gene encoding single-stranded DNA-binding protein — its product is MSRDFNKVIIMGRLARDPDVRYTPSKQKVARFTVCTGRQWKNKATGELQSHTDFVPVTAWSFTADLIERYVKKGTQVLVEGRISTRDYDDVKTGQHKWVTEVVADNIVLLGSPRRGDEAGGDYQQSFGGQQGYGHAPQSDGMSAPDMGSLRGESGFADDFPLDFSELGGPDAPAGGSGDVEIPF
- the rpsF gene encoding 30S ribosomal protein S6 yields the protein MRSYEMVVIFKADIEDHKTVSEETAEIARGLGAEVEKIDLWGKKRFAYPIDKQLEGFYTLYTFKLDPAQVKEMERLLSLKPNIVRQMVVNLEEK
- the rpsR gene encoding 30S ribosomal protein S18, whose amino-acid sequence is MENAFNRKRRKRRPKVCHFCVDKVEHVDYKEIDKLKKYITERSKIIPRRVTGTCAKHQRQLTRAIKRARLIALLPFTSD